The Campylobacter sp. CNRCH_2014_0184h DNA window TACAAAAAGCTCTTCTAAAAGCGTTAGTTTTAAACTCTCATCTTCTAAGGGGCTTTGAGATGTGATTCTAAAAGAGGTTTTTTTAAATTCATCATTGAGTAAAATTTGCTTGTTTTCTATAAGCTCACAAGCTTTATTACGAGAAATGTTTAACTTTGCACTTACAAAGACATCAAACCTCATCATCACCGCCTAAAAGAGCATTAAACTCAGCCTCATTGATGCACTTGACTCCTAAACTTTGAGCCTTTTCAAGCTTTGAGCCTGCTTCGCTTCCATATAATACAAAGTCCGTTTTTTTAGATACACTTGAACTTACTTTTGCTCCAAAGCTTTCGATTAGCTCTTTAAAATGATCGCGTGATTTACTTAAAGTTCCTGTGATAACAAAGGTTTTATTAGAAATATTTTCATTTATAATAAACTCTTTTTTCTCATCCTCTAAATGCAAAATTTCATAAAAATGCTTAATGCGGTTTGCGTTAACATGGGTAAATTCTTCTAAGCTTTTAGCCATTTGCTCGCCAAAGCCTTCTAAATTTGCATAAGCTTCATAGCTTTGTATAAACCATTCAAAGCCAAAAGATTGCGCTAGCTTTTTAGCTGCCACTTCTCCAATATGCTCTATACCCAAAGCAGTGATAAACCTTGATAAGGGGCATTTTTTTGCATTTTCAATAGCGCTTAGAAGGTTGTTGATTTTTTTCTCTTTAAAGCCTTCTAAACCTTCAAAATCACTATATTTTAAGAAAAATATGCTTTCTATATTAGTGATTTTTCCTTCTTTAAATAAAAGTTCTACGATATTTTCTCCAAGGCCGTCTATATTTAAACACTTTTTGGATACAAAATGTATAATAGAATTTACAAGTCTTGCTTTGCAGTCTAGGTTTTGACATTTTAAAAAAGCACCCTCATCTAAAAGCTCACTAAAACACTCAGGACAAAGAGTTGGCTTGGTGATTTTACTTTCTAAACCATCGCGTCTTTGGGTAAAAACTTTAGTGATTTTAGGTATAACATCGCCACTTCTTATCACACTTACACTATCGCCTATCATCACTCCAAGTCTAGCTATCTCATCAAAATTATGCAAGGTTGCAGACTTTACGATAACCCCGTCTAAATTTACAGGCTCTAAAACCGCCACAGGAGTGATTACCCCACTTCTTCCAACTTGTAAATTAACCCCGAGTAAGGTTGTAGTTTTTTCCAAAGCAGGAAATTTAAACGCAGACATAAATTTTGGAAATTTCACGGTATAACCCAAAAGCTTACAATGAGCTAAATCATCTACCCTTACAACCATACCATCCATCATCATAGGCTTTTGATCTCTTTTTTCTAAAAGCTCATGGTATTTTTCTAAAACCTCATCTAAAGTCTTTACACAAAAAACAAAATCATCTTTTAAAAAGCCAAGATTTCTTACAAACTCCATCACTTCAGAGTGTTTCTTAAACTCTAAAGAATTCTCCCCCACTCCCCAAGGATAAAATTTTAAATTTCTTTCTTTTGTAATGCTTGTATCAAGCTGTCTTAAAGAGCCACTTGCTGCATTGCGTGGGTTTGCAAATAAACTCAAGCCATCTTTGGCTCTTTTTTCATTGATTTTTTCAAAATCTTCTTTTAAAATCACTACTTCGCCACGAATTTCTATCTTGTTTTTATAAGGAATTTTTTGAGGTATATTGGATATCTCTTTAACATTTAAAGTAATATCCTCGCCTACTTCCCCATCGCCCCTTGTAGCACCGCTGATTAAAATACCATTTTCATAAGTAAGATTTAAACTTGCTCCATCAAATTTAGGTTCTATGAAAAAATCAAACTCACATTTAGCTCTTTTTGCCCAAGCTCTAAGTTCAGCTTCATCAAAAACATCTTCCATAGACCACATTTTTGCACTATGTGCAAGTTTATGAAACTCACTTTGTATAGTTGGGGCGATATTTTGCGTAGGAGAGTCTTTAGAAATCTTTTCTTGATGAAGCGTTTCAAATGCTTTTAACTCTCTTATAAGTTTATCGTATTCTTCATCGCTTGCTAAAGGCTCATCATCTTCATAATAAGCCCTCATCCATTCTTTTGCTAATTTTACCTTTTCTAAATACTCTTGATAAGTCATCATTACTCCAAAGAAAGTTCATCCATAGCTTTTGCAAGTTCAAACATTTGTTTATGTTCATATACATCATGCACTCTTATAATACTTGCTCCATTTTTAAAAGCCTCTAAATGCAAATAAAGCGTACCCGCTAGTCTTTGCTCAACACTTGAGCTAAAATAAGCATTTATCATACTTTTTCTACTAGCTCCGATTAAAAGTTCTTTTTCAAAGCGTAAAAAATGCTCTAAATGCTTGATTAACATCATATTATGCCAAGGACTTTTACCAAAACCAATACCAACATCTAAAATCACATCTACTAAACCAAGCTCACTTAGCCTTTTTAGTTTTTGCGCAAAAAAATCATCAAGCTCAGCTAATACATCTTCATAATGCGGGTTATCTTGCATATTTTGTGGAGTATTTTGTATATGCATGAGTGTGTAAGTGGCTTTGTATTTTAAAGCTAGTTTGGCTAAATTTTCATTTTTAAAACCGGTGATATCATTAATAAGCTTAAAGCCTTTATTTAAAGCATATTCTAAACAATACTCATCAAAACTATCTAAGCTAAAAATACATTTTTCATAAAGTTTTTCTTTATAGATTAAATCTAAGGTATTTTTTAAACGCTTAAACTCTTCTTCTTGCCCACAATACACACTACCAGGTCTTGAAGAAACCCCGCCTATATCTATATAATCAGCCCCTTGAGAAATCATGAGTTCGATTTTTTCTAAAACTTCATTTTCTTTAACCCTACTTTGAGCATTAAAACTATCTTCATTAATATTAATCACACCCATAATTTTTGCGTGTTTGGGTTTAGCGAAATTAGACTTTAAAAATAGTGCTAAATTTTTAAGTTTAAAATCTTGTAGTTTTTCTTTTTCTATAAGCTTTTTAGCTTGATCTTGTGTTACCATAAGCAAGGCATTGGTATGTTCTTTGCCTAGTATAACTTCTTTATGTGTTACAAGCTCAGCTCCAACCCTTAGCGCATCTTGTTTGAGTATATTTGCAGCAGGTGCTCTTAATTCTTTGATAAGAAAAAAATGAATTTGAGTTTTTTCACTCATAATTTTCTCGCCTGCTTTATGTGGCTTTATATATTTAGAAATTTTTTCAAAATCTGTATTAGGATTGATTTTAATGATTTTCATTTTTTCTCTCGTGTAAAATTAAAGCTATAGTGCTTAGTAAAATAATTGGCTTTGCATTTAATTTAGCTAATTCATAAGCTTTATAAAAAAATTCAATTTCTTCATCGTTTAATTTTATATCTTGTTTAAAACATTCATGGCTTAAAGTGCTAATTAACTCTAAACACTCATGCTTATCTATATTTTCATATTGTTTTAATAATGAAGCAATTTGAGCTAGATCCATTTTTTTAAGATCCAAATTTAAAGACATCTTTTCTTTTTGAATTTTATGCTTTTTTATGATAAATCTTGAAAGTATAGTAGGTAAAAAAACATTTTTTGAAGGAGCTACGATGATAAAATATACATTTTTTGGTGGCTCTTCAAAAAGTTTTAACAAAAAATTTTGCGCTTCTTCACGAAAAGACTTGGCTAGTATAACAATGATTTTAGCTTGTGCTTCAGCTATATAACTTTCATTCATAATAGCTTTTGCGGTTGCTTGGCCGTTTTTGTCATAAGTTAAGTCATTTAGTCTTAATTCTAAGTCAGGATTTTTGGGTATGAAAAATCTTAGATTTTTTTGATCATATTCTTCTGTGAGCTTTTCTTGCATTAGCTCAAAATCATTATGGATAATGATTTTATTTCTTAGATTCAAATTTCTACCTTAGAAAAAAGCACAGCCTCTAAGCTTTGCTCAAATACTTTATATAAAGAAATGAGTTTATAGTCTAATTCCTTATCACGCGAGGAAAGGTAAAAGCTATTTTGCAATTGCTCATCAAAAAGCCAAAGCATACTTTCTGCTTTAGAATTAGCGATTTTAAATTTAAAACCTGTATTAGTTCCTATATAAAAAAAGGCATAACCATTAGGAAAAGAAATACTTAAAAGATCATTTAACAAATCTATATCTTCTTGGGTATTACAAGTTTTATTATAAATTCCTTTTAAAGACACAAAAGGCACTAAAGGTCTTGTGGAACTAGCGTTAATTTGGCCTAAAAAATACTCTTCAAACCACGTTCTTTGATCATCAGTAATCACAATAAAAGTATAACCTTGCAAAAGCAAAGCTAACTTAGAAGCGATCAAAGGCGACCACTCAAGACGCCTTTCTTCTAACCAACTTGTATAAGTACCATTTTCTCGGATTTGCTCTAGGGTAAATTTTAAAAAACTATTGCTCATTTATATATCTAGTTTATAAACTTCATGTAATACTCTTACAGCTAATTCGCCATATTTTTCATGCACGATAACTGAAATTTTAATTTCACTTGTAGAAATCATTTGTATGTTGATATTTTCATTTGCTAATGCTTTAAAAGCTGCCGAAGCTACTCCAGAATGTGATTTCATACCCACACCCACAACTGAAACTTTTACCACAGCACTATCTGTTTCTATATTAGCATTAGCACCTAAAACTTTTTTCATAGCATTAGTTGCTAAATCAAGTTCATTTTCAGGCACAGTAAAACCTAAATTTGTAGCTCCATCTAAACCTACA harbors:
- the ligA gene encoding NAD-dependent DNA ligase LigA, whose product is MTYQEYLEKVKLAKEWMRAYYEDDEPLASDEEYDKLIRELKAFETLHQEKISKDSPTQNIAPTIQSEFHKLAHSAKMWSMEDVFDEAELRAWAKRAKCEFDFFIEPKFDGASLNLTYENGILISGATRGDGEVGEDITLNVKEISNIPQKIPYKNKIEIRGEVVILKEDFEKINEKRAKDGLSLFANPRNAASGSLRQLDTSITKERNLKFYPWGVGENSLEFKKHSEVMEFVRNLGFLKDDFVFCVKTLDEVLEKYHELLEKRDQKPMMMDGMVVRVDDLAHCKLLGYTVKFPKFMSAFKFPALEKTTTLLGVNLQVGRSGVITPVAVLEPVNLDGVIVKSATLHNFDEIARLGVMIGDSVSVIRSGDVIPKITKVFTQRRDGLESKITKPTLCPECFSELLDEGAFLKCQNLDCKARLVNSIIHFVSKKCLNIDGLGENIVELLFKEGKITNIESIFFLKYSDFEGLEGFKEKKINNLLSAIENAKKCPLSRFITALGIEHIGEVAAKKLAQSFGFEWFIQSYEAYANLEGFGEQMAKSLEEFTHVNANRIKHFYEILHLEDEKKEFIINENISNKTFVITGTLSKSRDHFKELIESFGAKVSSSVSKKTDFVLYGSEAGSKLEKAQSLGVKCINEAEFNALLGGDDEV
- a CDS encoding HobA family DNA replication regulator — its product is MSNSFLKFTLEQIRENGTYTSWLEERRLEWSPLIASKLALLLQGYTFIVITDDQRTWFEEYFLGQINASSTRPLVPFVSLKGIYNKTCNTQEDIDLLNDLLSISFPNGYAFFYIGTNTGFKFKIANSKAESMLWLFDEQLQNSFYLSSRDKELDYKLISLYKVFEQSLEAVLFSKVEI
- the folP gene encoding dihydropteroate synthase, with translation MKIIKINPNTDFEKISKYIKPHKAGEKIMSEKTQIHFFLIKELRAPAANILKQDALRVGAELVTHKEVILGKEHTNALLMVTQDQAKKLIEKEKLQDFKLKNLALFLKSNFAKPKHAKIMGVININEDSFNAQSRVKENEVLEKIELMISQGADYIDIGGVSSRPGSVYCGQEEEFKRLKNTLDLIYKEKLYEKCIFSLDSFDEYCLEYALNKGFKLINDITGFKNENLAKLALKYKATYTLMHIQNTPQNMQDNPHYEDVLAELDDFFAQKLKRLSELGLVDVILDVGIGFGKSPWHNMMLIKHLEHFLRFEKELLIGASRKSMINAYFSSSVEQRLAGTLYLHLEAFKNGASIIRVHDVYEHKQMFELAKAMDELSLE
- a CDS encoding DNA polymerase III subunit delta', with product MQEKLTEEYDQKNLRFFIPKNPDLELRLNDLTYDKNGQATAKAIMNESYIAEAQAKIIVILAKSFREEAQNFLLKLFEEPPKNVYFIIVAPSKNVFLPTILSRFIIKKHKIQKEKMSLNLDLKKMDLAQIASLLKQYENIDKHECLELISTLSHECFKQDIKLNDEEIEFFYKAYELAKLNAKPIILLSTIALILHERKNENH